Sequence from the Streptomyces sp. NBC_00440 genome:
ATGCAGAACGCGGGGGCGACCGTACCCAAGACCTGGCCGGCGTTCCTCAAGACCGCGGAGACCGTGTCGGCTTCGGGTGTCACCCCGGTCTCGGTCGGCGGCGCGGACGGCTGGACCCTGACCGACTGGTTCGAGAACGTCTATCTCTCCCAGGCGGGCCCGGACAAGTACGACCAGCTGGCCCAGCACAAGATCAAGTGGACGGATCCGTCGGTCAAGGCCGCACTGACCACGCTCGCGCAGCTCTTCGGCAAGCCGTCGCTCATCTCGGGCGGTGCGGACGGTGCGCTCCAGACCGAGTTCCCGACGTCGGTCACCCAGACCTTCACCGGTGGTGACCAGCCCAAGGGCGCGATGGTCTTCGAGGGTGACTTCGCGCAGACCAACATCGCGCAGACCAAGGCGAAGGTGGGCACCGACGCGAAGGTCTTCCCGTTCCCCGCGGTGGGCGCCAAGGCGCCGGTGGTGACCGGCGGCGACGCCGCGGTGATCCTCAAGGACTCCAAGGGCGCGCAGGCGCTGCTGACCTGGCTGGCCTCCACGGACGCGGCGAAGATCGCCGCGGGGTCGGGCGGCTTCGTCTCGCCCAACAAGGGCCTGGACCTGTCGGCCTACCCCAATGACGTGCAGCGCACCATCGCCAAGGCACTGGTCGCGGCGGGCGACGACATCCGCTTCGACATGTCGGACCAGGCACCGCAGTCCTTCGGCGGCACACCGGGCAAGGGCGAGTGGAAGGACCTCCAGGACTTCCTGAAGAACCCGAAGGACATCGCGGGGACCCAGCAGAAGCTGGAGTCCGACGCGGCCAAGGCGTACAAGAACTGACGCCGCGATGACCTCCGCTGTCGCGGGGGACGTCCTCAACGGGGCGCCCCCCGCCGGAAAGCCGCACAAGAGCGTGACAGGCACACGTAAAGTCCTGGCGGCCGCCTTCCTGCTGCCCGCCCTGGTGCTGCTCGGCGCGCTCGTGGTCTACCCGATCGGGTACTCGGTCTACCGGTCCTTCTTCGACCAGGCAGGCTCCAGCTTCATCGGTATCGACAACTACAAGACCCTCTTCACCGACGACGCGATCCGCACCGCGATCAAGAACACCGCGATCTGGGTCGTGGTCGCCCCGACCGTCGCCACCGTGCTCGGTCTGATCTTCGCCGTACTCACCGAACGGGTGCGCTGGGGAACGGCGTTCAAGCTGGTCGTCTTCATGCCGATGGCCATCTCGATGCTCGCGGCCGGCATCATCTTCCGGCTGGTGTACGAGCAGGATCCGGGGCGCGGGGTGGCCAACGCCGTCTGGGTGGGCGTGCACGACACGTTCGCCGAGTCGGCGGGGTACCCGGGGGCGCACCCGCTGCCGGTGGCCCCGCTCAAGTCCGGCGGCGGTGGCTCGTTCCTCACCAGGCAGCCGGTGCACGCGGGCACCCCGGTCCGGCTGCCGCTCGTCGGCGTACTGCCCACGAAGATGCCGTCGTCGGCGAAGCCCGCCAGAACCCCGAAGGCCGCGGCCGGTTCGGTGACCGGCACGGCCTGGCTGGACTTCACCCTGGGCGGCGGCGGCAAACCGAACGTCATCGACCCCAAGGAGCTGGGGCTCAAGGGCGTCACGGTCGAGGCGGTCAAGGGCGGCACGGTGGTGGCGAGCGCCAAGGCGGCGTCCGACGGTACGTTCACGCTGCCCGCGAAGGCGGACGGGGCGCTGCTCCGGCTCCCCGACTCGAACTTCCGCGAGCCGTACAACGGCGTCAACTGGCTGGGTCCGACCCTGGTCACCCCGTCGATCATCGGCAGTTACGTCTGGATGTGGGCCGGCTTCGCCATGGTCCTCATCGCGGCGGGCCTGGCCGGACTCCCGCGTGAACTCCTCGAACAGGCCCGGGTGGACGGGGCCAGTGAGTGGCAGGTCTTCCGCCGGATCACCATCCCGCTGCTCGCTCCGGTCCTCGCGGTGGTGCTGGTCACGCTGATGATCAACGTCCTGAAGATCTTCGACCTGGTCTTCATCGTGGCGCCCGGCTCCTCGCAGGACGACGCGAACGTCCTGGCGCTCCAGCTCTACCGCTCGTCGTTCGGTACGGACGCGGATCTGGGCACCGGCAGCGCCATCGCCGTACTGCTGCTGCTCCTGGTCGTCCCGATCATGCTCGTCAACATCCGCAGGATGCGGAAGGAGGGGCGCCGATGACCACCGAAGCCCAGGTGCCCGCGCCACGGGCCCCCGACGACCGGCTGCCCGCGGTCCCGGCGGCGAAGCCGAAGGAGCCGCTGGCCTCCCGGATCGCGGCCCGCGCGGGCGGCAGCGTGATGCGGGTCTTCCTCGTCCTGGTCGGCCTGTTCTGGCTGATGCCGACGATCGGGCTGCTGCTCTCCTCGCTGCGCGGCTCGTCCGACATCGCGGCGTCCGGCTGGTGGAAGGTCTTCACCGCGCCCTCGCAGCTGACCTTCGACAACTACTCCAAGATCCTCGACAACAAGGTCATCACCGACTCCCTGCTCAGCACGGTCATGATCACCGTCCCGGCGACCCTCCTGGTGGTGGTCATCGGCTCGCTGGCCGCGTACGCCTTCGCGTGGATGGACTTCCCCGGCCGCGACTGGTGGTTCCTGGTCGTGGTCGGCCTGCTGGTCGTGCCGGTCCAGGTGGCCCTGATCCCGGTCTCGAAACTCTTCGGCGAGATCGGGCTCTTCGAGACCACGGCGGGGGTGGTCCTCTTCCATGTGGCGTTCGGGCTGCCGTTCGCGGTCTTCCTGCTGCGCAACTTCTTCGCGGAGATCCCGAGGGAACTCCTGGAGGCCGCGCGGCTGGACGGGGCCGGGGAGCTCCGGCTGTTCACCCGGGTCGTGCTGCCGCTCGGCGGTCCGGCCATCGCCTCGCTGGGGATCTTCCAGTTCCTCTGGGTGTGGAACGACATGCTGGTCGCCCTGATCTTCGCGGACTCCAAGCACCCGCCGATCACGGTCGCGCTCCAGGAGCAGGTCAGGCAGTTCGGCAACAACATCGACGTGCTGGCACCCGGCGCCTTCATCTCGATGGTGATCCCGCTGGCGGTGTTCTTCGCGTTCCAGCGGCAGTTCGTCAGCGGCGTCATGGCGGGCGCGGTGAAGTAGGCCACCGTCGAGGTGGGACGTTGCCAGTCGGGTAAGCAGAGCAGCCGGGTAAGCAGAGCAGCCGGGCAGCAGCGGAGTCAGGCAGCAGACGGGCGGGCCCGTTCCCGGATGTACGGGGGCGGCCCCGCCCGTCTGCTGCGTACCGGGGCGGGGCGGGGCGGCGTTACGTACCGGCCCGGGGGCCGGCGTGTGCCCGAAAGGGTGGTTCGGGCGGCCGGGATGTGCTCCGGCGCAACCGCGTCATGGCGCCTTCGTTAAGCCCGACATGGCCTTTTGATCACGATGTGCCATCCCCCCCCCACGTGAGAGAGCCCCCATGCACAGGCACGAATTCCTGCAGCGGCTGCACGCGGTGCTGAAGCCGCGCACCTATCTGGAGATCGGGACCAACGACGGGCGGAGCCTCGCCCTCTCCCGCGTCCCCAGCATCGCGGTCGACCCGGCCCCGAAGATCCGGACGCGGCTGCACTGCGACCTCCAGCTGATCACGGCCACCAGCGACACCTTCTTCGCCGGCCGGCACCCGATGGGTCATCTGATGAGCTGTCGCAATCCGCTGCGCAACATGCGCAAGGGCCGTCCGCTGCTCGGCGCGTACACCGGCGCCAACCAGGTCGACCTGGCGTTCATCGACGGGATGCATCTCTTCGAGTACGCGCTGCGCGACTTCATCAACACCGAGCGGTTCACCGGCTGGTCGAGCGTGGTGGTCCTGGACGACATGCTGCCGCGCAACAACGCGGAGGCCGTCCGCGACCGGGTCGCGCCGTCCGGCCCCTGGACCGGGGACGTCTACAAGTTCATCCCGGTGGTGGCCAAGCACCGGCCGGATCTGATCACCGTCCAGGTCGACACCCAGCCGACCGGTGTCTTCCTGGTGTTCGGCATGGACCGCTCGAACACCACCCTCAAGGACGGGTACGACGGGATCATCCAGGAGTGGCTGACGCCGGACCCGCAGAAGGTCCCGGAGGCGCTGCTCGAACGGGTGGAGGCCGTCGAGCCCGAGGCCCTGCTCGGCTCCCGGATCTGGCCGGCACTGGCCCGCAGGCGGGGCCGGACCGCCGGCCTGCGGACGGTACGCCAGGAGCTGGCGGCCCTGCGCGGCTACTGAACCGCACCGCGGCGGCCACACCGTACGAGCCGCGGCGGCCGCACCGTACGAAGGGGCGCGGAGGATGACCTCCGCGCCCCTTCGTGCGCTTCGCGCCCGACACCACGTCGCTAGCGCGTCGCAGCCCTCCGCCGCACCTTGCGCACCACGCGCCCCAGCGCACTGCGCCGGAGCGTCCGCATCAGCCGGGCCCGCCGGTGCGCCAGGCTCTCGCGCGGGCGCCGGACCGTCAGCGCGCCGGAGGCCCCGGAAGCGACGAGCACCAGCGGCAACGGCGTGCGCTCCGCGTCCTCGCCGCCGACGCTGACCGCCATCTCCCAGGTACCTGCGGGCAGTTCCCCGGCCGGCCGCTCGGCGCACAGAACCGTTCCCGCGCGCCCCTTGGACGTGGTCAGCGTCGCCGCCACCCGTACGGTGTCGCCCGAGCCCTTCCGGTCCGTGAGGTGGAGCTCGGCGGGTACTGCGTCGGCGGCCTCGGTGTGCAGCGGCAGCAGCGTTTCGAGGAGCAGCGGTTCGTCCATCACCCGGACCTCCCGCACGCCGAGCTTCCGGTACTCCCTGCGGAGGCTGCCGGTCGTCGCGCCGACGTCGAGCGAGAGGTTGCCGTGCGCCGTCCAGTACGGCACGACGACCTGGGCGGGCTCGCCCACCACGGCCGGCTCCCGCCCGGCCGTGACCGCCTCGGTCCGTACCGAGCCGAGCCTGACGTTCTTGTTCCAGCCGCTCTGGTGGACACGGACCAGGACGTCCCAGACACCGGCGCCCAGCGGTGCGCCGCCGGCCGCCGTGCCGGGGGTGACCGCCGCCGTCCCCCGCAGCACCAGCCGGAACTCGCCGGCCCGCGGGCCGTCCACCCGCTCCCTGGTGAACTCGACGGGCTGGTAGAACTCGGCGGCGCTCGACCGCTCCCGTACCACCAGTTCGGCCTTGGCCCGGTCGGCGGCCGCCAGGGGCTTCACCCCGAGCTGTGCGAGCGCCTCGGGGCTGTCCAGCCCCTCGGGCAGGCCGATCAGCTCGTCGCCGCCCTCCCTGACGTAGTGGACCGGCTCGTCCCCCGCCTTGAGTCCTGCGGTGAACGCCAGCTTCAGCGTGCCGTCCTCCCAGGCGAGCCCGGTGAGTTCGGCGTGCGCGGCGATGCCGCTCTCCCAGCGGGCGAAGTGCTCGACGTCCTGGTAGCGGTCGGCCCTGATGAGCGCGCCGACGAGCTGCTGGGTGGGCAGCAGGGACGCGCCGACCCCCGGGCCGAACCGCTCCACGGCGAGCTTGTGCATCTCCTGGAACATGTCCTGCCGGTAGCCGTCGTCGGGCGTGGCCAGCAGCCGGGCGCCGCGCATCCGCTCGATCATCTCGTTGCGGAACCAGCGGCGGTGCAACTTGTCGCGCAGCGGCCCCGGTTCGGTGTACTTCTCCACGACGTCGAGCGCCTCGCCGAGGTTGTGGAAGTAGCCCACCGGCTCGATGCGCCGGAAGCCCGCGTTCGATGCGTCGTCCCGCTTGACGTGGTAATAGCAGACGTAGTCGCTGACCACGGCGACGCTCTTCGCCCGCAGATACGCCTCCGTGACGAAGACGTGGTCCTCCAGGCGGCGGCGCCCTTCGAGGAAGCGCAGCCCCGTCTCGTCCAGGAAGGACCTGCGGAACATCTTGTGCGGGGTGAGGCTGTCGATCAGCGGGGCGTTCCTGACCGTGGCGCGTGGCCGGTTGACGCGGAAGAGTTCGCGCGGCACGGGCCGCCCCTTGCCGGCCATCTTGCCCACGACGACGTCGGCGCCGTGCTTGACGCCGTAGTCGTACATCCGCTCCAGCGCTTCGTCGCCCAGCCAGTCGTCGTTGTCGACGAACATCACGAACTCGCCCTGTGCGGCGTCGATCCCGACGTTGCGCGGCTTGCCCGACCAGCCGGAGTTCTCCTGGTGGACGACGTGTACCAGCGGGTGTGCCTCGGCGAGCCGGTCCAGCCGCTCGCCGGTGCCGTCCGTGGAACCGTCGTCCACGAAGATCGCTTCGTATGCGTCGTCAGGCAGCGACTGTCTCAGCAGCGATGCGATGCAGTCCTCGATGTAGGGCCCCGGGTTGTAGACCGGAATGATCACGCTGACTTTGACCGTCATGCTGTGCACTCGTTTCCCACTGCTCTGCGCCGGCGATCTCTCGTTGCGGGTGCACAGTACTATCGCCGGGAACATCCGGCCCGCCGGGTGGCCCTGTCGTGTACAGGGCCGATCCGCCTCGTTTCACCGTTGCTCAGCGGCCGCCCTCACGCCTTGAGCGCCGCCACCGCGGCCGCCGCGAGTCCGTCCAGATAGCCCTTGGGCAGGTCGTCCCTGACCACCGCGAGCCGCCAGTAGAGCGGCCCCACGATCAGTTCGAGCGCCCGCGCGGGGTCGGCGTCGGCAGGGAGCTCGCCACGGGCCACCGCGTCGCGGACCACCGCGGCGGCGACACCCTTCTGGTTGTCGAGCAGCGCCGCCTTGATCGCGTCCGCGATCTCCGGCTGGCGTGCGGCCTCGACCAGCAGATCGGGGATGACCTGGGAAGCGACCGGGTGCCGCAGCGCCGTCGACGCCACGGCGAGCAGGGCGCGCACATCGCCGTACAGCGAGCCGGTCGCGGGTGCGGGCAGGCCCTGCGCCGCGAACGCGGTGACCAGGTCGAGGACCAGATACAGCTTCGACTTCCAGCGGCGGTAGACCGCGGTCTTGCCGACGCCGGCCCGGCGGGCGATGGCCTCGATGGACATCCGCGCGTACCCGACGGACGCCAGCTCCGCGAAGACGGCGGCACGGATCGCCTCCGTCACGTCCTCGCGGAGCACGGCGGCCCCGGCGGGGGCCCGGCGGGGCGTACGGGGCTCAGTCGTACGGGGATCAGGGGATGCCATGGGGAGAAGTTTACCTATTCGTCGCGACGAGACGGTTGCGTTTCGACGTCGATCCGTCCTAACCTCGGCGTTACGACGATACGGATCCGTTGCGACGTATGTCGGGGGCGCGCTCATAGCCGCCCTTCCCTGTGAATCCCGTGAATCCCGTCGAACTCCGTCGAAAGCGAATGCTGTGATCCCCACGACAGCCCGGAACGCGCCCGCCACGGAGGCGGCGATTCCGAGGGTCTCCCCGCAGCCCCCGCAGGATCTGGCCGCGCTGGCCGCCGAGCACGGCCTGACCATCAGCGGTGCCCGCCCCCCGCTGTTCACGTACATCCGCAGGACCTGGGGGCGCCGGCACTTCATCACCGCCTTCGCCACCGCCCGGCTGACCGCGCAGTACAGCCAGGCGAAGCTGGGGCAGGTCTGGCAGATCATGACGCCGCTGCTGAACGCGGCCGTCTACTACTTCATCTTCGGCGTCCTGCTCGGCACCAGCCACGGCGTCCCCGACTTCATCCCGTTCCTGGTGACCGGCGTCTTCATCTGGACGTTCACCAGCAACTCGATCCAGACGGGCACCCGCGCCATCAGCGGCAGCCTGGGCCTGGTGCGGGCCCTGCACTTCCCGCGGGCCTCGCTCCCGATCGCGTACGCCGTCCAGCAGCTCCAGCAGCTGCTGTTCTCGATGGGCGCGCTGGTCGTCATCCTGGTCTGCTTCGGCGAGTACCCGAAGATCAGCTGGCTGCTCGCGATCCCCGCACTGGCCCTCCAGGCGCTGTTCAACACCGGGATCTCGATGGTCATGGCCAGGCTCGCGGCCAAGACCCCGGACGTCTCACAGCTGATGCCGTTCATCCTGCGCACCTGGATGTACGTCTCGGGTGTGATGTGGAGCATCAAGAAGGTGCTGGCGCACGACAACCTGCCGCACCTCGTCCTGCTGGGGCTCCAGTCCAACCCGGCCGCGGTCTACATCGGCCTGATGCGTTACGCGCTCATCGACAGCTACCACGCCAACCAGCTCCCGCCGCACGTCTGGGCGCTGGCCATCGGCTGGGCGGTCGTGGCAGGCGTGGGCGGCTTCATCTACTTCTGGAAGGCAGAGGAGCAGTACGGACGTGGCTGAGAACCCGGTGAACACCCTGAACCCGACCCCGACGGACACCTTGACGCCGACCATGACGCCCTTCACCGTGCCCCAGGCCCAGGCCCAGGCCCCGGCACCGGTGGTCCTCGGTGCCCCCACCGTCATCGCCGACGACCTCCACATCGTCTACAAGATCCAGGGCACCGGATCCGGCAAGGGCAGCGCGACCTCCGCCCTCAACCGGATCGTCTCCCGCAAACCCCGGCCCGGCACCCGCGAGGTGCACGCCGTCCGGGGGGTGACCTTCGTCGCGCACAAGGGCGAGGCCATCGGCCTGATCGGCTCCAACGGGTCCGGCAAGTCGACCCTGCTGAAGGCCGTCGCCGGGCTGCTGCCCGCCGCGTCGGGCCGGGTCTACACCCAGGGCCAGCCGTCGCTGCTCGGCGTCAACGCCGCCCTGATGAGCGATCTGACCGGCGAGCGCAATGTGATCCTCGGCGGTCTGGCCATGGGGATGACCCGCGAAGAGGTCCGCGACCGCTACGAGGAGATCGTGGACTTCTCCGGCATCAACGAGAAGGGCGACTTCATCTCGCTGCCGATGCGGACGTACTCCTCGGGCATGGGCGCACGGCTGCGCTTCTCCATCGCCGCGGCCAAGAGCCACGACGTGCTGATGATCGACGAGGCGCTCTCCACCGGCGACGCGAAGTTCCAGCGCCGCAGCCAGGACCGGATCGCCGAACTGCGCGAATCGGCGGGCACCGTCTTCCTGGTCAGCCACAGCAACAAGTCGATCCTGGAGACCTGCGAGCGAGCCATCTGGCTGGAGTCGGGGACGATGAGGATGGACGGCCCTGCGGAGGAAGTCGTCGCCGCCTACGAGGAGTTCACCTCCAAGAAGTAACACCTGCGGGCACCCGGGCCCCAGCCCATTGCGCTCGGCCGCCCCGCCGGGTCGGCCCACCCATGCCCGTCGTACTCAGCCGCCCCGCCGGGTGCTGCTCCGGAGCCGGAGCAGCACCCGGTCCGGTCGTTCCCCGCCCGCCGGCATCGCGGCCGCACCCGGCCGGCAGCCCGCGGGCAGACCGTTCCCGGTGATCAGCCGGTACAGCACGGGCGCGGGCCCCGGCAGCATCAGCAGCTCCCCGGCAGCAGACCACGGCCCGGCGCCGCAATCGCCATCGCGATCCGCTACCGCTACGGGGAGACGCAGCGGCCCCGGCCCGCCTGTACTGACAACAGACGGGCCGGGGCCAGGGCCGCGACGGGGGCACACGCACGGCGCGTGCCCCCTGGGTTACGCGGGCGGGCACGCACACGGCGTGCCCGCCGAGAGCCACGCGGGCACGCACGCGGCGGGCCCCCGCATCATGCTCCGACGCCTCAGGCGCCTCAGCGCCTCAGACGTGCGTCCGCAGGAGCGAGCGCATCGTCCGCATCGCGACCGACAGGTTCGCCAGGTCGAAGGCGTCCGAGGACTGGATCTCGTCGAGCGTGGTGCGCGCACGGCCCAGGATCGACGCGTTCTTCTCCTCCCAGGCCTCGAAGCGCTCCTCCGGCTTCGATGCGCCGTTCCCCGCCGAGAGCACGTCGAGGGTGAGCCCGGCGTGCGCCGCGTACAGGTCCGCACGGATGGAGGCGCGGGCCATGGACTGCCAGCGGTCGGCCCGCGGCAGCTCGATGATCCGGTCCATCAGCTGGGAGATCGCCAGCCGGTCGCCGAGGTCGTAGTACACCTCGGCGACGGCCATCGGGTCCTTGTGCGTACGGTCGGCGATCGCCACGATGTCCAGCGCGGGGAAGGCCCCCGAGAACCCGGCCACCCGGCCGGCCAGTTCCTCCGGCACGCCCGCGGCGGTCAGCTCGTCCAGGATGCCCCGGTACCACTCCAGGTCGTCGCCCTTGAGCAGGTTCGGCAGCTCGCCCCAGACCTTCGACACACCCTCGGTGAAGAAGGTGATGGTCTCGCTCAGGTCGAGCGGCTGCGGACGGTTGCCGAGCAGCCAGCGCGCACCACGCTCCACGAGCCGGCGCGAGTGCAGCCTGATACGGGTCTGGACATCGGCCGCGACCTTGTTGTCCAGCTCCTCGACGGCGTCCCACACCTCGGCCAGGCCGAAGATCTCACGGGCCGCGGCCTGCGCCCGTACGATCTCCTCGATCGAGGCGCCCGTCTCCTCCCGGAGCCGGTGCAGGAAGGTCGAACCACCGGTGTTCACCGTGTCGTTGACCAGGACCGTCGTGATGATCTCGCGACGCAGGGCGTGCCCCGCGATCGCTTCGGGGTAGCGCTCACGCAGCGGCTTGGGGAAGTACGCGTGCACCAGCTTCTGCAGGTACGGGTCGTCCGGCAGATCGGTGGTGATCAGCTCCTGAGCGGCGGTGATCTTGGTGTACGCGAGGAGCACGGCCAGCTCGGGCTGGCTCAGCCCCTTGCCCGCGTTGAGCAGTTCACGGACCTGGCGGTCGGTCGGCAGGAACTCCAGCGCCCGGTTCAGATGTCCGTCGCGGACCAGCCTGCGCATGAAGCGCTGGTGGGCGTGGAGGAGCGACGGCGCCTGGGACTCGGCGTTGGCGAGTGCGGTGTTCTGCGCGTAGTTGTTGCGCAGGACCAGGGCGCCGACCTCGTCGGTCATCGACGCGAGGATCTTGTTGCGCTGCTTGACGGTCAGATCGCCCTCGGTGACCATCCCGTTGAGCAGGATCTTGATGTTCACCTCGTGGTCGGAGGTGTCCACGCCCGCGCTGTTGTCGATCGCGTCGGTGTTGATCTTGCCGCCCGTGCCGTCGCCGCCCGACCTGGCGTACTCGATACGACCGAGCTGGGTCAGACCCAGGTTGCCGCCCTCGCCGACGACCTTGGCGCGCAGGTCCTCGCCGTTGACCCGGATGGCGTCGTTGGCCTTGTCGCCGACGTCCGCGTTGGACTCGGCGGAGGACTTCACGTACGTCCCGATGCCGCCGTTCCACACCAGGTCGACCGGGGCCTTGAGGATCGCCCTCATCAGGTCGGCCGGGGTCATCTTGGCCACGCCCGACTCGATGCCGAGCGCCTCACGGACATGTGCGTTGAGCGGGATCGACTTGGCGCTGCGCGGGTGGATGCCGCCGCCGGGCGAGAGCAGGGCGGTGTTGTACTCGGCCCACGAGGAGCGCGGCATCTCGAACAGCCTGCGCCGCTCGGCGTAGGACGTCGCCGCGTCCGGGGTCGGGTCGATGAAGATGTGCCGGTGGTCGAAGGCGGCGACCAGGCGGATGTGCTCGGAGAGCAGCATGCCGTTGCCGAAGACGTCGCCGGACATGTCGCCGACGCCGACCGTGGTGAAGTCCTCGGTCTGGGTGTCGTGGCCGAGCTCCCGGAAGTGCCGTTCGACGGACTCCCAGGCGCCGCGGGCCGTGATGCCCATGCCCTTGTGGTCGTAGCCGGCGGAGCCGCCGGACGCGAAGGCGTCCCCGAGCCAGAAGTCGTACGACTCGGCGACCGCGTTGGCGATGTCGGAGAAGGTCGCGGTGCCCTTGTCGGCGGCGACGACGAGGTAGGTGTCGTCCTCGTCGTGGCGTACGACACCGGTGGGCGGCACGACCTCGCCTGCCACCAGGTTGTCGGTGATGTCGAGCAGCGCGGAGATGAAGGTCTTGTACGCCGCGATGCCCTCGGCCATCCAGGCGTCCCGGTCCACGGACGGGTCGGGCAGCTGCTTGGCGACGAAGCCGCCCTTGGCGCCGACCGGCACGATCACCGTGTTCTTGACCATCTGCGCCTTGACCAGGCCGAGCACCTCCGTACGGAAGTCCTCACGCCGGTCGGACCAGCGCAGCCCGCCTCGGGCGACCTTCCCGAACCGCAGGTGCACGCCCTCGACGCGCGGCGAGTACACCCAGATCTCGTACGCCGGGCGCGGCGCGGGCAGGTCGGGGATGGCCTGCGGGTCGAACTTCATGGAGACGTACGGGTGGTACGTGCCCTGCTCGGTGCCCCGGCCCTTGCGGTCGCCGCTCTCGTCGGCGCTCTGGAAGAAGTTGGTCCTGAGCGTCGCCTTGATGACGGTGAGGAAGGAGCGCAGGATGCGGTCCTCGTCCAGGCTCGCCACCTGGTCGAGCGCACCGTCGAGCTCTTCGAGCAGCCCGTCGGTCAGCTCGGTGCCGGCCCGCTGGCGGCCCGGCGACATCCGGGCCTCGAAGAGCGAGACGAGCAGCCGGGTGGTGTGGACGTTGTTGCGGAGGGTGTCCTCCATGTAGTCCTGGCTGAAGGTCGATCCGGCCTGGCGCAGGTACTTGGCGTACGCGCGCAGCACCATCGCCTGCCGCCAGGTCAGCCCGGCGCCGAGCACCAGGGCGTTGAAACCGTCGTTCTCCGCCTCGCCCGTCCAGGAAGCGGCGAACGCGTCCTGGACGCGCTCCCTCGCGTCGTCGGCGAGGTGGTCGCCGCCCACGCCCTCGATCTGCGGGATCCGCAGCCCGAAGTCGTAGATCCAGGCATGTGTACGGTCGGCGCAGCGCAGCTCGTACGGGCGCTCGTCGGTGACTTCCACACCCAGCTTCTGGAGCACCGGGAGCACCGCGGAGAGGGAGACCTGCGAGCCGATCCGGTAGATCTTGAAGCGGCGCTCGCCGGGAGCCGCGCCCACCGGCTCGTACAGCGAGAGC
This genomic interval carries:
- a CDS encoding ABC transporter ATP-binding protein, encoding MTPFTVPQAQAQAPAPVVLGAPTVIADDLHIVYKIQGTGSGKGSATSALNRIVSRKPRPGTREVHAVRGVTFVAHKGEAIGLIGSNGSGKSTLLKAVAGLLPAASGRVYTQGQPSLLGVNAALMSDLTGERNVILGGLAMGMTREEVRDRYEEIVDFSGINEKGDFISLPMRTYSSGMGARLRFSIAAAKSHDVLMIDEALSTGDAKFQRRSQDRIAELRESAGTVFLVSHSNKSILETCERAIWLESGTMRMDGPAEEVVAAYEEFTSKK
- a CDS encoding NAD-glutamate dehydrogenase — its product is MQTKLDEPKAELLARAAQVAENSPTGGQLPGGSTSGGSPDRDTVLAYLERYYLHTAPEDIENRDPEDAFGAALSHYRLAEKRPQGTANVRVHTPSVEENGWTCSHTVVEVVTDDMPFLVDSVTNELTRQGRGIHVVIHPQLLVRRDVTGKLIEVLGKDETGEGLHDALVESWIHVEIDRETERADLKQISTDLLRVLSDVRETVEDWDKMRDAAVRIAEELPTEPTAADLPVREVEESRELLRWLAADHFTFLGYREYQLTDEDSLTAVPGTGLGILRSDPHHSVDEEHPVSPSFGRLPADARAKAREHKILVLTKANSRSTVHRPSYLDYVGVKKFDAEGNVIGERRFLGLFSSAAYTESVRRVPVIRRKVAEVLEGAGFTPNSHDGRDLMQILETYPRDELFQTPVDQLRSIVTSVLYLQERRRLRLYLRQDEYGRYYSALIYLPRDRYTTGVRLRLIDILKEELGGTSVDFTARNTESILSRLHFVVRVPAGTELTELTDADADRIEARLVEAARSWADGFSEALTAECGEERAAELLRRYGQSFPEGYKADHSPRAAVADLGHLEHLQPGEKDFALSLYEPVGAAPGERRFKIYRIGSQVSLSAVLPVLQKLGVEVTDERPYELRCADRTHAWIYDFGLRIPQIEGVGGDHLADDARERVQDAFAASWTGEAENDGFNALVLGAGLTWRQAMVLRAYAKYLRQAGSTFSQDYMEDTLRNNVHTTRLLVSLFEARMSPGRQRAGTELTDGLLEELDGALDQVASLDEDRILRSFLTVIKATLRTNFFQSADESGDRKGRGTEQGTYHPYVSMKFDPQAIPDLPAPRPAYEIWVYSPRVEGVHLRFGKVARGGLRWSDRREDFRTEVLGLVKAQMVKNTVIVPVGAKGGFVAKQLPDPSVDRDAWMAEGIAAYKTFISALLDITDNLVAGEVVPPTGVVRHDEDDTYLVVAADKGTATFSDIANAVAESYDFWLGDAFASGGSAGYDHKGMGITARGAWESVERHFRELGHDTQTEDFTTVGVGDMSGDVFGNGMLLSEHIRLVAAFDHRHIFIDPTPDAATSYAERRRLFEMPRSSWAEYNTALLSPGGGIHPRSAKSIPLNAHVREALGIESGVAKMTPADLMRAILKAPVDLVWNGGIGTYVKSSAESNADVGDKANDAIRVNGEDLRAKVVGEGGNLGLTQLGRIEYARSGGDGTGGKINTDAIDNSAGVDTSDHEVNIKILLNGMVTEGDLTVKQRNKILASMTDEVGALVLRNNYAQNTALANAESQAPSLLHAHQRFMRRLVRDGHLNRALEFLPTDRQVRELLNAGKGLSQPELAVLLAYTKITAAQELITTDLPDDPYLQKLVHAYFPKPLRERYPEAIAGHALRREIITTVLVNDTVNTGGSTFLHRLREETGASIEEIVRAQAAAREIFGLAEVWDAVEELDNKVAADVQTRIRLHSRRLVERGARWLLGNRPQPLDLSETITFFTEGVSKVWGELPNLLKGDDLEWYRGILDELTAAGVPEELAGRVAGFSGAFPALDIVAIADRTHKDPMAVAEVYYDLGDRLAISQLMDRIIELPRADRWQSMARASIRADLYAAHAGLTLDVLSAGNGASKPEERFEAWEEKNASILGRARTTLDEIQSSDAFDLANLSVAMRTMRSLLRTHV